One genomic segment of Plasmodium cynomolgi strain B DNA, chromosome 14, whole genome shotgun sequence includes these proteins:
- a CDS encoding hypothetical protein (putative) has translation MRTSTRCNNEKGLNLIKRKKGVMRKDPYGSTHLVLGNIRSGRKLKRKLLWNSYYGDQNTNVSELSYIKEFENNSFMHDNNHHMIVYENKYPNYSALSMRENKSHKIKNFFVYSPDIIQRWIRVIFNIIITTLIVTLIYFTFVSVREDINKKVAIQMQNVKEESDSCKKQYYAHKCGTVNLPILNDKCEEWLRCMKTDHKLYQDFSFLSAQMLGQLINAFIVQFEWKSICVIAFIFLLIFIGSNYALSIGGGVGARGNGNEYNMYSPHIGVPPVHPNGSIPPFPYYHFYPFMPHGVNYGGSSNNPDVPVMNNIPFSQNKYYSSGSVGRPGGYPPTNYSYLNQYTNNSENNASTQSNSRNKDYSEVYNGSSKKDAKRGSKKLGFLKYLTPDFK, from the coding sequence ATGCGTACGAGCACCCGCTGTAACAATGAGAAGGGCCTAAATTTGatcaaaaggaagaagggggtgATGAGGAAAGACCCGTATGGAAGTACACACTTGGTACTGGGAAATATACGAAGTGGTAggaagttaaaaagaaagctACTTTGGAATAGTTACTACGGAGACCAAAACACAAACGTATCTGAATTATCGTACATAAAGGAATTTGAAAATAACTCCTTCATGCACGATAATAATCACCACATGATAGTGTACGAAAATAAGTACCCAAATTATAGTGCACTAAGTATGAGAGAAAACAAAAgtcacaaaataaaaaatttctttgtaTACTCTCCTGATATCATCCAAAGGTGGATAAGAGTCATATTTAATATCATCATAACAACCCTAATAGTGACActgatttattttacattcgTGTCCGTTAGGGAAGACATAAACAAGAAAGTAGCTATTCAGatgcaaaatgtgaaagaagaATCAGACTCGTGTAAGAAGCAATACTATGCTCATAAATGTGGTACAGTTAATTTACCCATCCTAAATGACAAATGTGAAGAATGGCTAAGGTGTATGAAAACTGATCACAAATTATATCaagatttttcttttttgtctgCTCAAATGTTGGGACAACttattaatgcatttatTGTTCAGTTTGAATGGAAAAGTATTTGTGTaattgcttttatttttcttttaatttttattggtAGTAATTATGCCTTATCTATTGGTGGAGGAGTGGGGGCTAGAGGGAATGGTAATGAGTATAACATGTACAGTCCTCATATTGGTGTTCCTCCTGTGCACCCTAATGGGAGTATCCCTCCTTTCCCTTACTACCACTTTTACCCCTTCATGCCACATGGTGTGAATTATGGCGGATCAAGTAACAACCCTGATGTCCCAGTGATGAATAATATACCCTTTTCACAAAATAAGTACTACTCAAGTGGCAGTGTGGGAAGACCTGGGGGGTACCCCCCAACAAATTATAGCTACCTGAATCAGTACACGAACAACAGCGAGAATAATGCCTCCACGCAGTCCAACTCCAGGAATAAAGACTACTCTGAGGTATATAATGGTTCCTCCAAGAAGGATGCCAAGCGTGGCTCCAAGAAATTGGGCTTCCTCAAGTACCTCACTCCGGATTTTAAG